In Bacteroidota bacterium, the genomic window CCTTTCCGGCTTTCTGGTCGCTCTCTATGCGCGTTCTTCCCCTGGCGCCAGCGGCAGGAAGCAATATGATGTACGCCTATGCCCGTCCGTTCTCCGACCAAAATGGAATTGCCGTTGAAAACTTCAATAACTTTTCTGTGTCCTCTTCTGTCACCATCAAAGCTGCTCAGTTGGCTTTCTCACATGGATGGTCAAACGGAAAGACGTACTACTTGAATGACGTCTACCATGACACGGCGTACGAAGTCAGTTTTTACAGCGACACGATGAATCTGAACATCAACCTGCCGGCCTACGGCTCTGCGGTGTACATCCTTGCGGACTCCGTCCTCCATTTGACAGTTCCGGCGCTTACTTCTGTTCAAGAAGGGGCGAAAGCTCCGGTGCCGTTGGCGTTTTCATTGAGCCAGAACTTTCCCAATCCGTTCAACCCGACCACACTTATTCAGTACTCGATCCCTCACACAACCAAAGTGAGCCTGAAGGTCTACGATGTGCTGGGGAGGGTGGTGGCAACGCTGGTCGATGAGCGTCAGAACGGCGGGACGTACGAAGTAGAATTCGACGGAAAAACGCTTTCGTCCGGAGTCTATTATTACCGCCTGACGGCGAACAACAGCTCCGACGTAAAACGGATGCTCCTCTTAAAATGACATCGGTCGGTCCGCGATGAAAATTGTCGCTGCAGCATTTTGTATATTGTCATCACTTTCTGCGCAGCCCGGTCATAACCCGGGCAGCGCAGAATATCAACGCTCTCCATCAGACCACGCATCTTCTATGAACGACTCTTATCCTAATTCCGGCAGCACGTTGTTCCTCAACCTCATTTGGCATCAGCACCAGCCGCTCTACCTCGACCCCCAAAGCGATCAGCTTCAGGGGCCGTGGGTTCGAACGCATGGGACGAAAGATTACTATGATATGGCCTCGATTCTTGAGGAATATCCAAACGTGCATTACAACGTGAACCTTACCTCTTCGCTCTTATTTCAGCTCGAAAAATATTATGTGGACAGACTCCGGCCGTTCGTCGACGTCCGCAAAAGCCTCGTCGATGCGCCGGGATTCTTCGCCCGCTGGAAGGGGAAGACAGACCCTTGGATCGATCTGGCGTTGAAGCCGACGAAGGATTTCGACGAAGGGGACATGAATTTCCTTTTGTACAATATCTGGAATGCGTTCGGAATCAGCGAAGTGCAAATTCTCCGCTTTCCTGAATACAACGCGTTGAAGCAGCGGTACGTCCGGAAGGAAAAGTTCACCGAGCAGGAGTTGCGAGATATCAAGCTCTGGTTTTACCTGGCGCACTTCGACCCCGATTTTCTGGAACGCCGGATCACGCTTGTTGACGGCTCTGTCGTTGACGTGACGGACCTCGTAGAAAAACGATCCGACGGAAAATATTATGCAAAGAAGACATTCACCGAGGATGACTGCAACCGCATGGTCGCCGAAACGTACAAGGTGCTGTCCAATGTCATCCCGATCCACAAGAAGCTGATGTACCATCCCGCGACGTTCGACGGGCAGATCGAAGTCGCAACGACGCCGTTCTTTCACCCAATCCTCCCTCTTATTTTCGATACGGACCTGGCGAGGGTCTGCCAGCCGAACGATACCATGCCCAACCGCTTTCAGTATCCTCAGGATGCGAATGCGCAGGTCGCGAAAGCGATCGAGTATTACACGGAAAAATTCGGGCAGGCTCCGGCCGGGATGTGGCCCGCAGAAGGTTCGGTCGCGCAGGAGATCATTTCCATCTTCGGCAGGAACGGCATCCGCTGGATCGCGACGGATGAGAAGATCCTCGCCCGGTCGAAGCCGAACGGCCAGCCGAAATTCTATCCCTACGGCGCCTACTCTTCGGGCAATGAGAAGGATTCGGTCGTCGTTGTTTTCCGCGATACCGAGCTCTCGGACAAAATAGGTTTTACATACCAGACATTTCCCGGTGAAGAGGCAGCCGACGATTTCATCAAAAGCATTCTTCGCTACGCGCCGAAGGAGGGGGAGCCGGACCGTTTGCTGACGGTCATCCTGGACGGCGAAAATGCGTGGGAATGGTACCGGAAAGACAACGACGGCAAGGAATTCCTTCACGCATTATACAGGAAGTTGAGCGCGCTGTACGAAACGAGGCAGATCGTCACGGTAACGATGACGGAGTACATGCAGGGGAATCCGGGACGCGGTGTTGCCCCGCATCCCATTTCATCGATGCGGAAGCTCGACTGGCTGTATCCCGGTTCGTGGATCAATGCGAACTACGATACCTGGATCGGCGAGGATGAAGAGAACCGCGCATGGAATTATTTGCTCGTCGCGCGGCAGGACCTCGGGCTCTCAGGCCTGGCGCAGCCCGACCCGAAATCCTCCGAGCCGAAAGAAGGAACGAAGGAGTATCTCGCCTATAAAGCATGGGATGAAATGTATGCCGCGGAGGGGTCGGACTGGTTCTGGTGGTACGGCACGGACCAAACGGCTCCGGCCGGAGACAAGCCGTTCGATATCGCTTACATTACGCATCTCAAGAACATCTATTCCTTTGCAAGGCGGGCCGGCGGTCGGATGCCTGAGAGGGAGTTCAAGGAGATCATTCTGGATGAAGGGACGGGAACACGACCGGCCCAGGGGACGATGGCGCAGAGCACCAAAAACGACTCCGTGTCCGTGGTCTTCCAGTGCGATGCGCGCAAGATGTACGTGCGGAAGGGGATTTACATCGCCGGCAATCAAGATGAGCTGGGAAATTGGAAACCGAATACGGTGAGAATGTTCGATGACGGAACCCACGGCGACCGCCAGCAAAACGACAGCATCTGGACGATCGAGTTTCGTTTCCCTGTCGGCACAGAGATCCAATACAAATTTACCAACAGCGGCCCCAGCGGTGAGTGGAACCCCGGAGAAGAATTTCCCGGAGGCAACCGGAGAGTCTTTCTTGACGGTACGACCGACAGGGTGGTTCTCACCGATACATTCGGCAAAATGTAGTGAGCCGCCTCGTTAAAGCGCTTTGCGGCTGAAGATCCAATTCATTCAGTATCTCTGATCTCAACCATGCTTCAAATCCAGAAAAATCTCAGCCGTTCCTTTTACGCGATCATAAGTTTGCCATCCACAGCGATGGGGTTCGCCCTTTCTATCCAGATCTCCGCCCTCAGCTGGATCCTGACGACGAAATACAACCTTGACATCCATGAGGTAGGGATCGTCTGGGCAGCCGGACCGCTTGCCGGGATTTTTGGACAGGTCATTATCGGGTTGATCAGCGACAAAGTCTGGTTTTGGGGAGGGAGGCGCCGCCCCTTCATTCTGATCGGCGGAGCATTAGCGGCATCCATGCTTCTCGCGCTCCCGAACATCGACAGGATACGTTCGTTTTTCGGCATCGAGAGTTTGCTCGGCGTTGCCATTGCCGTTGCGCTAACCCTCGACCTTGCGATCAACATCAGTTTCAACCCGACCCGCTCCATCATCGCCGACGTCACTCCCGAAGGAAACGCACGCACCAAGGGATATACATGGATGCAAACAATTTCCGGTTTCTTTGGCGTTCTTGCGTATGTCGTCGGCGCGCTTTTCGGCAATTATGCCCTGATTTATCTCGGGGTGTTCATTGTTCTGGCATTCTCGGTCCTGCCGGTATTTTTTATCAGCGAGAGCAAAGAACTGGAAGAGACCGGAACAGAAATGGCGTCAACGGTTCCAACCAGGAGTGAACCCGCGACGAGATGGGGACAGCTCGTTCGGCTCTATGCCGCTCACGCCTTTTCCTGGATCGGCGTACAGACGATGTTTGTGTACATTATCGCATTTGTCCAGCAAAAACTGGCGGCTGGTGCAAGTTCTCCGGCCGTCTATTCCGGCCAGGTCATCTCTATTTCGTTTGCAGTACTCAACACCGTCGGCTTTATTTTACCCGTGTTCGTTCTCGAGCCGATCGCTGAAAAAATCGGCCGGGTGAAAACCCATCTGAGCTCCGTCGCCGTCATGGCCGTCGGGTATTTTCTCATCGCATATTTTGCAGCGACGCCTTTGCTGCTCTATGTTCTCATGGCCGTGGTAGGCGTCGGATGGGGAGCGATCGTCAGCCTTCCCTTCGCGGTGATGTCCGAAAATGTTCAAAAAAGCAGAATGGGATTCTTCATGGGGATCTTTAATCTGTCCGTCGTTCTGCCGCAGCTTTTTGTGAGCCTCGGGTTGGGAGGAATCATCCAGAATGCTGCGGACAAAAACATCATTTTTATCATCAGCGGCGTTAGTCTTGCGCTTTCCGCGTTTCTTTGGTCATTCGTTACGTCCGAATGACAAAAGGGGCTGCCATCGTAAATTCCTCGAGCATGGATTCAAGGAGACTTCATATTCTTCTGTTTATCTGCTTTGCTTCTTTCGTGCTGCTCGGATGTCTCTCCGGGTGCAAGCCAAAGAAGGAAGGGAAGATAAAGATCACGATCTGGCATCAGGACAGGATCGATATCCGCCTTGTGCTGGAATCGCAGCTTCAAAAGTTCATGAAGCTCCATCCGGAAGTGGAAGTGGAGCAGTTATTCAAGGAGACAGAATCGCTCCGTTCGGGTTTCATCATCTCAGCGATCGCCGGACAGGGTCCCGAAATCGTCTACGGCCCTGCAGACCAGGTCGGACCGTTTCAGGTGATGGATATTATTCTCCCGCTCGAAGATCTTTTTGACAGGGCCTATCTTGACCAATTCGACCCCAAGGCTCTCACATACTACAAAGGACATCTCTATCAAATTGCCGATAAACTCGGCAATCATTTGACTCTCGTCTACAACAAAAAATTGGTGCCAAAACCGCCGACAACCGAAAAGGAGCTTATCGCGATCGGTGAGCATCTGACTCAGGACCTTAACGGCGACGGCAAACCTGATCGTTATGGCCTGGCCTGGAATTATACGGAGCCTTTCTTTTTTATTCCGTTCATGACCGGGTTCGGCGGCTGGATTATGGATGACAGCGGCAAACCTGCGTTGAATAATCCGGGAACTGTTGACGGGCTGAAATTCATCAAAGACCTTCGCGATAAATATAAGATCATTCCGAACGAATCCGATTATGAAATATCGGACCTGCTTTTTAAGGACGGAAAGGTCGGCATGATCATCAACGGTGATTGGAGCTGGTCGGGATATGAAAAGGCGGGGATCGATTTTGGCGTCGCCCCGCTCCCAAAAATCTCCAAGACCGGGCTTTGGTGCGGCACAATGGTTTCGCCCAAGGGCTTTTCACTCAATGCCAATATCTCTGAAGAAAAGAAAAAATGGGCGATCGAACTTATTAAATTTCTCACTTCCGATGAGAATGAACTCGAAGCGGCGACAATTCTTCACACGATGCCGACCAAAAGATCCGTCCTCGCCAGCAGCTTCGTTAAGAACAATGATATTATGAAGAATTCAGAGATCGCCATCGATCACGGGAGGCCGATGCCGGTGGTGCCTGAGCTCCGGGCCATCTGGGATGCGATGAGACCGAGCTACCAGGCGGTGCTTGGGGGATACAAAACGGCGGAGCAGGCGGCGGCGGATATGCAGCTTGATGCATTGAACAAAATAAAAGAGATGAACGAATGACCGGTCAGAAAATTAAAACAAAAGCATTCGTTGCTTTTCTCGTTGCGCCGGCGTTCCTCGTGTTGATCGGTGTTGTCATCTACCCGTTCATTTTCAACGTCGTCATTTCCATGTCCAATATGAGTTTGACTCATATTAAAGACTGGAGGTTCGATGGAATAAGGCAGTATGTGAAAGTGTTTACGGAAGAATCAAAGCCGAACTTCTACGGTATTTTCCTTAAGACGATCATCTGGACGATCGTCAACCTCATCTTCCATGTTTCCATCGGTTTGTTTCTTGCGGTTTTACTGAATCAAAAGGACATTCGCGGAAAGGCTGTCTTCCGGACTATCTTGGTGCTTCCGTGGGCAGTGCCGCAATTGATTGTTGCACTGACCTGGAGGGGAATGTTCAATTATGAATACGGTTCGATCAATCTGATGCTCACCCAGTGGTTTGGACTCCCAGCAGTTCAATGGCTGAAAAGTCCGCTCGAAACGTTCATTGCCGTTATTATCACCAATGTCTGGCTTGGGTTCCCGTTCATGATGATCATTGCGCTTGGTGCGCTGCAGAGTATTCCGCATGAATTGTACGAAGCTGCTGACATGGACGGGGCATCATGGTTTCAGAAGCTCAAGAATATCACTATTCCGCTGATCCGTCCTGCGATGGTGCCGGCCATTACCCTTGGGACGATCTGGACCTTTAACAACCTGAACATCGTCTGGCTGGTCAGCAATGCCGGCGAACCGTCGGACCAGACTCATCTGCTTGTCTCGTTCGTCTACAAGGCAGCGTTTAATTTTTATCGGTACGGATACGGTGCCGCGCTATCGATGGTGATCTTCTTTATTCTTCTTGCGTTTAGTCTGACCTTTATGCGCAGGACAAAGGCAACTGAGGCGGCGTATTAATTCACTCAGAAATTGAAGCATGGACGCGAAGACAAAAACAGCTCTAAGAATTGCAGCCACGTATCTGGTATTGATACTTTTCTGCGTGATCGCACTCTATCCCGTTTCCCAGATATTTACGATCTCACTCCGGCCTGCGGACCGCCTCTTGTCGACGTCGCTGGAGATCATTCCTAAGGACGCGTCGCTCAGGAACTACCGTGCACTTTTTACGGAGCGGCCGTTCGCTCTCTGGCTCGTCAATAGTACGTTCGTCGCCTTCGTGGTCACCATGACAGGCGTCGCTCTCGCGTCGACGGCGGGTTATGCCTTTTCGCGGTTCAATTTTATCGGTAAAAAATTGGGGCTCCTGAGTCTGCTCGTGACGCAAATGTTTCCGGCGACGATGCTCCTTCTCCCGATGTACATCATGCTCGTGAAACTCCACCTTATCAATTCTTACCTGGGAATCATCATCATGTATTCCGCTACCGCGCTCCCTTTTTGCGTCTGGCAAATGAAAGGATACTATGATACGATCCCGACCAGCCTTGAAGAGGCCGGAAGGATCGACGGGTGCAATCGATTCCAAACATTCTATAAAGTTATCCTCCCCCTTGCGTCGCCGGCTCTCGTCATCACCGCCCTCTTCTCATTTATGTCTGCCTGGACGGAGTATATCGTCGCCGCGCAGATTCTTCAGGACACGGATCTGTGGACACTTCCCCTCGGATTAAAATCATTCGAGTCGAATATGGGTTCGGAATGGGGACTCTACGGCGCCGCTTCGATGATTGTGACAATACCCGTGGTGATTCTCTTCCTTTCGCTCAGCAAGTGGCTTGTCTCCGGGTTAACGCTTGGAAGCGTCAAAGGATAGATGATTCTCATCGGACTTCAATGGACAACAAAAATCAATTCATACCTTTATGAAAAAACCTAGGTTAAACTTTTGGCAGGTCTGGAACATGAGTTTCGGGTTCCTCGGCATTCAATTCGGCTTTGCGCTGCAGAATGCAAACGTCAGCCGGATCTTTGAAACGCTCGGCGCAAACCTTTCCGATATCCCGATTCTCTGGATCGCCGCGCCAACCACAGGTCTTCTCGTGCAGCCGGTCATCGGTTACATGAGCGACAGAACTTGGAACAGGCTCGGCAGGAGGAGGCCGTACTTCCTGACCGGTGCGTTGCTTGCAACCGCCGCCCTTGTCGTTATGCCGAATTCCCCCGCACTCTGGATCGCCGCAGGCATGCTCTGGGTTCTTGACGCGTCGATCAACATTTCAATGGAACCGTTCCGCGCGCTCGTCGCCGACCTGCTCCCGTCGGAGCAACGGACCACGGGATTCGCGCTGCAAAGCTTTTTTATCGGCACAGGCGCGGTGGTGGCTTCGGCGCTTCCGTATATTTTTGCAAATTGGATCGGCGTCAGCAATACGGCGCCGAAAGGTGAAATTCCAAGGTCGGTGCTTCTGTCATTCTACGCCGGAGCGGTCGCCTTCATTACCGCTGTCAGCTGGACGGTGTTT contains:
- a CDS encoding sugar ABC transporter permease; this encodes MDAKTKTALRIAATYLVLILFCVIALYPVSQIFTISLRPADRLLSTSLEIIPKDASLRNYRALFTERPFALWLVNSTFVAFVVTMTGVALASTAGYAFSRFNFIGKKLGLLSLLVTQMFPATMLLLPMYIMLVKLHLINSYLGIIIMYSATALPFCVWQMKGYYDTIPTSLEEAGRIDGCNRFQTFYKVILPLASPALVITALFSFMSAWTEYIVAAQILQDTDLWTLPLGLKSFESNMGSEWGLYGAASMIVTIPVVILFLSLSKWLVSGLTLGSVKG
- a CDS encoding carbohydrate-binding module family 20 domain-containing protein translates to MNDSYPNSGSTLFLNLIWHQHQPLYLDPQSDQLQGPWVRTHGTKDYYDMASILEEYPNVHYNVNLTSSLLFQLEKYYVDRLRPFVDVRKSLVDAPGFFARWKGKTDPWIDLALKPTKDFDEGDMNFLLYNIWNAFGISEVQILRFPEYNALKQRYVRKEKFTEQELRDIKLWFYLAHFDPDFLERRITLVDGSVVDVTDLVEKRSDGKYYAKKTFTEDDCNRMVAETYKVLSNVIPIHKKLMYHPATFDGQIEVATTPFFHPILPLIFDTDLARVCQPNDTMPNRFQYPQDANAQVAKAIEYYTEKFGQAPAGMWPAEGSVAQEIISIFGRNGIRWIATDEKILARSKPNGQPKFYPYGAYSSGNEKDSVVVVFRDTELSDKIGFTYQTFPGEEAADDFIKSILRYAPKEGEPDRLLTVILDGENAWEWYRKDNDGKEFLHALYRKLSALYETRQIVTVTMTEYMQGNPGRGVAPHPISSMRKLDWLYPGSWINANYDTWIGEDEENRAWNYLLVARQDLGLSGLAQPDPKSSEPKEGTKEYLAYKAWDEMYAAEGSDWFWWYGTDQTAPAGDKPFDIAYITHLKNIYSFARRAGGRMPEREFKEIILDEGTGTRPAQGTMAQSTKNDSVSVVFQCDARKMYVRKGIYIAGNQDELGNWKPNTVRMFDDGTHGDRQQNDSIWTIEFRFPVGTEIQYKFTNSGPSGEWNPGEEFPGGNRRVFLDGTTDRVVLTDTFGKM
- a CDS encoding MFS transporter gives rise to the protein MLQIQKNLSRSFYAIISLPSTAMGFALSIQISALSWILTTKYNLDIHEVGIVWAAGPLAGIFGQVIIGLISDKVWFWGGRRRPFILIGGALAASMLLALPNIDRIRSFFGIESLLGVAIAVALTLDLAINISFNPTRSIIADVTPEGNARTKGYTWMQTISGFFGVLAYVVGALFGNYALIYLGVFIVLAFSVLPVFFISESKELEETGTEMASTVPTRSEPATRWGQLVRLYAAHAFSWIGVQTMFVYIIAFVQQKLAAGASSPAVYSGQVISISFAVLNTVGFILPVFVLEPIAEKIGRVKTHLSSVAVMAVGYFLIAYFAATPLLLYVLMAVVGVGWGAIVSLPFAVMSENVQKSRMGFFMGIFNLSVVLPQLFVSLGLGGIIQNAADKNIIFIISGVSLALSAFLWSFVTSE
- a CDS encoding sugar ABC transporter permease yields the protein MTGQKIKTKAFVAFLVAPAFLVLIGVVIYPFIFNVVISMSNMSLTHIKDWRFDGIRQYVKVFTEESKPNFYGIFLKTIIWTIVNLIFHVSIGLFLAVLLNQKDIRGKAVFRTILVLPWAVPQLIVALTWRGMFNYEYGSINLMLTQWFGLPAVQWLKSPLETFIAVIITNVWLGFPFMMIIALGALQSIPHELYEAADMDGASWFQKLKNITIPLIRPAMVPAITLGTIWTFNNLNIVWLVSNAGEPSDQTHLLVSFVYKAAFNFYRYGYGAALSMVIFFILLAFSLTFMRRTKATEAAY
- a CDS encoding extracellular solute-binding protein, whose amino-acid sequence is MDSRRLHILLFICFASFVLLGCLSGCKPKKEGKIKITIWHQDRIDIRLVLESQLQKFMKLHPEVEVEQLFKETESLRSGFIISAIAGQGPEIVYGPADQVGPFQVMDIILPLEDLFDRAYLDQFDPKALTYYKGHLYQIADKLGNHLTLVYNKKLVPKPPTTEKELIAIGEHLTQDLNGDGKPDRYGLAWNYTEPFFFIPFMTGFGGWIMDDSGKPALNNPGTVDGLKFIKDLRDKYKIIPNESDYEISDLLFKDGKVGMIINGDWSWSGYEKAGIDFGVAPLPKISKTGLWCGTMVSPKGFSLNANISEEKKKWAIELIKFLTSDENELEAATILHTMPTKRSVLASSFVKNNDIMKNSEIAIDHGRPMPVVPELRAIWDAMRPSYQAVLGGYKTAEQAAADMQLDALNKIKEMNE